The genomic region CTACGATTCGTTCCCCGAAACCGACGAGGACGCTTTCGCATGGCTTTTCGCGATAGACGGTCTGTTCTTGCTTGATCAACTTGGTGTGTATTTGGATAAAGGTTTTTCAATCGATGAAAAGGATTTGATCATGTTGGAAAACCAGATTCCTTTAATTGTGTTGAAAGAGATTGAAAAGGCTCTTTCGGATGCAGGTGGACAAGATGCTAAAGATTTCTGGGAATCTAAGTTTCGATACTTCGCAGAGAAGAATTCTCCGTTTCTTCTCTCGAAAAAGAATATTGATTTCGACCGCGTTAACCATTTGCTTTGTTATATGTACCATTCCATTGTGGACAACGAGGTTTTGGGAGACGTTGCTTTCTTGAAACCTGGAAGTATCCCGGATGAAAAGCCGGCCGCTGAAGAGTTAATAGAAGCAGTAATCCAAGCGGCCGGATTAATTCCGGGTGCTAAACCTTTTCTAGGGATTCTAGAATCCCTAGAGAAGATTCTGTACGAAACGGATAAAGAGGCATCATCGATTCAAGAGATCCAGGTGCCCTCGGTTTCCGAGCTAAGCGATACAGCCGGAGTGAAGTTTGTTTTGTCGACAAACGAAGAAGGGATTAGAAACATAAGCTTTGCTGATGGAACATGTAATCTCCCTGTTATTACTCTTAATTATGATACGGAAGTCATATTAAGAAACTTGATGGCCTACGAGAAACTAATGACGAAAAACAGTTTAATGGGCGGGTTTGGTCTCGAACTCACGGAGTATGTGGATTTCATGTGCGGGATTATTGACGACGCGAAGGATGTGAAGGTGCTACGCGAACAAAAGATCATACAAGGCGATTTGCGAGATGAGGAGATCGTGAAGTTGTTTAACGGGATAGGGCGATCGCTAGGGAATATGAGTGGGCAGTCGAATTTGAGGAAGACAGTGGCCGAGTTAAACAAGGTTTATGACAATGTACCGAGTGTTCGGATCCAGAGAGAGGCCGAGAAGCAGGCTAGGGCTGCGGCTAAGGCGATAACATTTTTGGTTAGCATTTCGGGCACGTTGGTCTTGGCTCGCGAGGCGTTGGTGCAGGCTAGTGGTTCGAACGCGACCCAGTCTATTGTTAATTTTGTTTCGGAGCATTttggggtattttcgtctttgaTCCAATAGGGATTCATATCTTTCTTTATTGTTAAGCTCATTGTGCATCTTGTATTCTTGTTGAGTTGTTTCTCATTGATACAAGTAAGATGTTGCTATTTGCCTATTTGGTAGTTATGACTTATTATGAATATAATATTATGGAGCCAACCATTGAAATACACGTAGAAATATAATATCCTTATCATTTTTAAGGAGCTAACGGTGTCGGATAGGAAGAAAGAAGCAGTCCAAGGCATCATAATGATTGCGTGTTGGAGCATTTGGCGGGCTAGGAACAATCTTGTTTTTGCTAACAAGCCGGTCAAGATTGACAAAATTATGAGCGAGGTTAAAGCGTTGGGTCATTTTTGGTTCTCTAATAGGTCTAAGTATAAAGACATAGAGTGGGGAGATTGGTGctcttttgtaaatatgtaattcttTCTTGGTGTTGTTTGGGTCGGCCCGGCTTGGGTCGGCTTTGGTGTTAATGAAAtattacctttcaaaaaaaaaaatattatagtCTTTAACTATATTTTATATCAAAACTTATCGATAAAAGTGTGGGTGAGTAAAAGTCTAGACCCACGTTTTGTTTGTCCTTGAGTCATTGGCATAATGCAGTAAACACGTTCCCTCAATTATTGACACATTTTTGTATTTTATGGCCCAATACCTCGTT from Helianthus annuus cultivar XRQ/B chromosome 10, HanXRQr2.0-SUNRISE, whole genome shotgun sequence harbors:
- the LOC110883409 gene encoding putative UPF0481 protein At3g02645, whose amino-acid sequence is MASVNSFVAPTTGDQPWVDQMRKTLKTQLAVPIDTPPLSIFSVPQILKDEKPEAYEPQKFGLGPKHHFRTELYSKMQQNKLTAVKRVIKPYQIPDLEDQVAERIKNIIPVLSPCYDSFPETDEDAFAWLFAIDGLFLLDQLGVYLDKGFSIDEKDLIMLENQIPLIVLKEIEKALSDAGGQDAKDFWESKFRYFAEKNSPFLLSKKNIDFDRVNHLLCYMYHSIVDNEVLGDVAFLKPGSIPDEKPAAEELIEAVIQAAGLIPGAKPFLGILESLEKILYETDKEASSIQEIQVPSVSELSDTAGVKFVLSTNEEGIRNISFADGTCNLPVITLNYDTEVILRNLMAYEKLMTKNSLMGGFGLELTEYVDFMCGIIDDAKDVKVLREQKIIQGDLRDEEIVKLFNGIGRSLGNMSGQSNLRKTVAELNKVYDNVPSVRIQREAEKQARAAAKAITFLVSISGTLVLAREALVQASGSNATQSIVNFVSEHFGVFSSLIQ